The nucleotide sequence TCAGTTCGGAAAAGGCGGTCAAATGCGCCGTGACCAGATTTTTCAGCTCGGCATGTTCCCACGCACCTTTGACAAGCGCATCGTAGTTCCGGCCAAGCCCGATCAAGCGATTGGTAAACCGTTCCAAGGCCGTCTCGGGATCACCCGAGGAAAACGTGCGCCGCGCGATACTTTGCACCACGGTCAGCATGTTCTTGGACCGGTGATTCAGTTCTTCAAGCAGGTATTGGATACGATCCTGCGCCTGCTTGTGCGGTGTGATGTCAAGGATGGCGACCAGTCCCGTTTGGGCAACCATCTGCGATCCGTCCTTTGACGGTGAAAACGCAACCTGCTTGCGCGCTGACACCCAACGCACATCGCCGTTGCGGTGAACGACGCGGTGCTGGACATCTATGAAATTCGCGCCTTTGTCGGGATCCAACAGGTCTTCGACCTGATAGTCGATGCTTATCCAATCCTCGGGATGTATCCGGCTGTGCAGCAGGTCGCGTGGAACGGCTTTATCAGCCGGAAGGTCGAACAGCTCTGCCGCGGTGGTATCAAACGTGATGGTATCGGCAAGATAGTCGACAGATCCCAAGCCGATGCCCGCAACCTTGACGCCCAATTCAAATTTGTTTGACAGGTCTTTGACCTTGTAGTCCATTTTCGTCCCTCATTTTGACCGACAACCAGACGCGTCTGTCGTTTGTAAACGATCAGAGGTACGGGCGCTTTAACCTATGTTATCGTGTCCTTTGACGTTAGCAACATTCCGCAACACGGCGAATGTGCGGAATAACCGGTGGGTCCAAGCAATCTGCGGGTTTGCCTGACTTGATCCGTGGGCACGGCTCGCCTAGCGTTAAGCACAGATTTGAATACATGATTTCGAGGCCCCAATGTCCATCCGAGCGATGACGCGAGATTACGCGTCACCAGACAACCGCCAAGCTGTTTTTCACTTGATTGTCACGTTCGTCTGCTATTTCGGCGCGATCATTGCCGGAACACTCGGTTGGGGAAATGTCTTGTTGACGGCGGTTTCTGTCGTTGCGTTCATGTGCGGGACAATGCGCATGTTTGGCATCCAGCATGACTGCGGCCACGGTTCCTATTTCACATCGCGCAAGGCAAATGACATCGTTGGTGTGCTGTCGGGTGCGATCACGGCCAACCCGTATTACGCCATGCAATACAACCACAACCAGCATCATGCTTATATCGGCAATCTGGACCGGATGGAAAACCATGAGGTGCTGACCTGGACCGTGCGCCAGTATCAGGACGCATCAATCTGGGGAAAGTTGTTCTATCGCACCTACCGCTCGTTGCCGTCGATTTTCTTTATCGGCCCGGTTTTTGTCATCATGGTCCGCTACCGCTTTCCAAAGAACGCGCTGAAAACCGGTTTGGTCGATGTCGTTGTGCAAAATCTGATGATGGCCGCGCTGTGGGGTGGTGCCTATCTTTTGGGTGGCTGGCCCGCATTTGCGTTTATGGCGCTGGCGATGACGGTCACAATTTGTGTTGGCGTGTTCATGGTCTACGTCGGACACAACCACGAAGAAACCTATTGGGCCAGCGGCCCTGACGTCGATTTCGAGGAAGCATCATTGCGGGGATCGTCGGTCATCGACCTTGGCTGGTTCTATGATTTCATGACCTTCAATTTCGCTTACCACGATCTGCACCACCTCAATTCCCGCATTCCCGCCTACAAGCTCAAGCAATGTCACATTGATCTGTCCGATCATCTGGAACCCACGCGCCTGACGCTGATTGAAGTAGTGAAATGCATCCAGTGGAAGCTTTGGGACGAAGAACAGGGCAAGATGGTTCGCTTTTCCGACCTGAAACAACCGGGCTTGCTGCACCCGGCAGAATGACTAGCCGGCGGACTCCATATGAAACTGCCAGCGGGGATCAGACCGGTGATCTTTGCCCTGATGCGCCGCCAATCGCGCCACGTAGTCGGCACCGCAAAGGTGATGCAGCCGTTGAACGTCTGGCAAGGCCATCGCTTGCGCATGGATCGCATCGAATTGGTCAGTAAACCGGAGCGCCGATTGATCGACCATGCCGTTGCGGTTGCGGCGCTTGAAGAAATCATCGGTATATCGGTCCTTGAACGCGCTTGCGCTTGGTGTCCCGCGTTTCATGTCGAAATGCTCGGCAGAGCGCAGCACGTAGTGGTTCATCTGCGCGGTCTCATGGCTGATCTCGTCCTGCGCAAGAAAGCGGATCGGGTGCGCGTCGGCTTGGGCAAAGCGGGGCAGGGGCCTGCCATCTGCAGTGATCCATGCGTTTTCCGGGGCAGCCCAGTCGCCGCTGAATTCATGCGGCGTATGCGCCCCCATCCGGCGAAAGACGGTCGGGTAGCGGTACAGCGATTTGAAGGGGCGGTTGACCAGCAGGTTTGACAGCCCGCAGCGTTTGAACTGACGATGGGTCAGGCCCGGTTGATAGCGTTGCCATCCGCCGATCCCGAAGGTTTTCCAGCTGAACGCCACACCCAGAAACGGCGATGGCAGCGCCGCAAGAAGGCCCTGGATCGTGTCGGTGGCGTGCAGGACCAGAAACTCGTCTACATCGCAGACAAGCACCCAGTCCGCCCGCCGCACGGTGTCACTGTCGTGCAAGACCCGGTGCGCCGAAATCTTTGGCGGCAGGTCAGGACGTGGTGTGTGTTTGATATGTTTGACCCAGCCCGCATCCTGCAACGCGTCCAACAGTGCGGGCGAATGATCGGTGCAGTCGTTCGTCGCCACGATGATGCGAAAGCCAAGCATGCGATACCATGCGACCCATTCCACGATGAAGGGGCCTTCGTTACGCATTGCTGCGGCAACGACACAGTCAGAGGATTCATGCGTTGTCATTGCCGTCGTAAAGACCAGAAGTCCCCGCTGGCGTCCATCATCCTTCGCTGCTACCGCTTGCGTCATGCAGATTTCGGACAACACACGCGGCGCGCTGTTGATGGTCGGCTCGATGGCGGCCTTCACCTTCAACGATGCATTCATGAAGGCGCTTTCGGGCGAACTGCCGCTGTTTCAGGCCGTGTTCCTGCGTGGCCTGTGCGTGACGCTGTTCCTGACGATCCTTTGCGCCGCCCTTGGCCAGTTGCGGCTGGGGTTCAGCCGCATGGATTGGTGGCTGATTGCTTTGCGGGGCCTGTGTGAAATCGCCGTTGCCTATCTGTTCATCACGGCCTTGTTCAACATGCCGATCGCCAATGTTTCCGCAATCCTGCAGGCCTTGCCCCTGACGGTCAGCCTTGCTGCGGCGCTGTTCTTTGGCGAAGCCTTGGGTTGGCGGCGGCTGACGGCGATCCTGATCGGCTTTGTCGGCGTGGTGATGATCGTTCAACCGGGCGGGGAAGGGTTCAACATCTACGCGCTTTGGGTACTGGCGGCGGTAATCGGTGTGACCGTGCGTGACCTTGCAGCGCGGCGCATGTCGCGCGCTGTGCCGTCGGTCATGGCGGCGCTGATCGCGGCTGTCATGGTGACGGTTGCTGCGGGGGTGGCCTCTGCCTTCATCGCGTGGTCACCGGTCACCGGTGCATCCGGCATCAAGGTGCTGGCGGCGGCCTTTTTCATTATCGGCGGCTACGTGTTTTCCGTGTCAGCAATGCGGATCGGCGATGTCAGTGCCGTGGCACCTTTTCGCTATACCAGCCTGCTTGTGGCGCTTGTCATCGGGGTGGTGGTGTTCGGGGAATTGCCGAACACAATCGCCCTTGTCGGTGCTGCAATCGTCGTTGCGACCGGTTTGTTCACGCTTTACCGCGAAGGGCGGGCGCGGCGAAAGATACGGGCAGCCGAAGTATTCAAATAGGCTGCCCGCTGTTTGATCAGTCGCGGTATGCGGTGAACCGGCCATCGCCGGTCAATTCCAGATCGAAAGCGCCACGACCTTCGCCATCAATGGTACCATACAGCGTATCGGCCTCGTCGATGTCGGTGACGACCGTTCCGTTCAGGTCCAGATCGACGTTGGATTCGCGCAGGAACCCGTCGTTGTTCAGGACTGCAGTCAAATCACCACGCGCACTGGCGTTGAATTCACCAAGGCTGGTGACGCCATCGACATCAAGCGACCCCTTCAATTCCTGACTGTTGCGACGTTCCGAATTGAAACGGTCGATCAGATTGATGTCGTCGATTTCGCCACGCACCGCAGCCGGGTTGTTCGAACCGAAATCGGCGGTCAGTTCGACATCACCGATCATCAGATAGCCCGAGTCGTCGTTGAGCAGGGCACTGGACGTGAACTGACCCTCATAGGTGGCCCGACCACTGGGGATGTCGTTGACGACGGTAGGCTCCAGCAGGGAAGCCGCCTTGTTGTTCAGAACGGCATCGCTGTAGTCGGATCGATCAGCGGTCAAGGGCAGGGGGTCACCGCAAGCGGCCAACAAGCCGAGCGCGGTGAGGATGTAAAAGGGGCGGGTCATGAAGCGGTCTCCTGAGCAGACGGGAAAAAATGGAAATGATACCGGCTTCATGGCTCGTTTGGCCGGCACCTTGCGGACACTGTTCAGCAAAGGCCGTTGCTATCCAATAACGGGGTGGTCCGACGCTTGAAAACCGGCGAAACTTCACCATCGTGCCAAGAGGCAAGCGGTAGCGGGTTGCCGCTGTTGACAGCCCTATCGACTCCCCCTATACGCCGCTCATCCGGGCCTGAGAGGGAACTCTTACCGTCCGATATCAGAACTGAAGTGGGCAAGAACCGACCTAATGCTGGTTTGTTCCTCTGCAACGCACCGCACCAAACCTCCGGTAAGGGTTTGACTGCGGAATTTTTGTGCTTTTCGGATGCGAAAGGCATGTCTTGAAAAATCCGCGCAGACAAAGCGCGATACGTGAATAGATGGGAACATCAAACGATGCCAACGATTCAGCAGCTGATCCGCAAGCCGCGCCAGCCAAAAGTCAACAAATCCAAGTCCATGCACTTGGAATCCTGCCCACAAAAACGCGGTGTTTGCACACGCGTCTATACAACGACACCAAAGAAGCCGAACTCGGCGATGCGTAAGGTTGCGAAGGTGCGCCTGACCAACGGTTACGAAGTGATCTCTTACATCCCCGGTGAAAGCCACAACCTTCAGGAACACTCTGTGGTTCTGATCCGTGGCGGCCGCGTAAAAGACCTTCCAGGTGTGCGTTACCACATTCTGCGCGGTGTGCTTGATACCCAAGGTGTCAAAGACCGTAAGCAGCGCCGTTCCAAGTACGGCGCGAAGCGTCCTAAGTAAGGAAAAGATAGCATGTCACGTCGTCACGCCGCTGAAAAACGCGAAGTTCTGCCAGACGCAAAGTTTGGTGATAAGGTTCTGACAAAGTTCATGAACAACCTGATGGTTGACGGTAAGAAATCCGTCGCCGAACGCATCGTCTACAACGCCTTCGATCGCGTTGAAGACAAGCTGAAGAAGGCCCCGCTGGAAGTCTTCCACGAAAGCCTTGAGAACATCAAACCAAACCTCGAAGTGCGTTCGCGCCGCGTGGGTGGTGCAACGTAT is from Cognatiyoonia koreensis and encodes:
- a CDS encoding DMT family transporter; the encoded protein is MAAFTFNDAFMKALSGELPLFQAVFLRGLCVTLFLTILCAALGQLRLGFSRMDWWLIALRGLCEIAVAYLFITALFNMPIANVSAILQALPLTVSLAAALFFGEALGWRRLTAILIGFVGVVMIVQPGGEGFNIYALWVLAAVIGVTVRDLAARRMSRAVPSVMAALIAAVMVTVAAGVASAFIAWSPVTGASGIKVLAAAFFIIGGYVFSVSAMRIGDVSAVAPFRYTSLLVALVIGVVVFGELPNTIALVGAAIVVATGLFTLYREGRARRKIRAAEVFK
- a CDS encoding sensor histidine kinase; amino-acid sequence: MDYKVKDLSNKFELGVKVAGIGLGSVDYLADTITFDTTAAELFDLPADKAVPRDLLHSRIHPEDWISIDYQVEDLLDPDKGANFIDVQHRVVHRNGDVRWVSARKQVAFSPSKDGSQMVAQTGLVAILDITPHKQAQDRIQYLLEELNHRSKNMLTVVQSIARRTFSSGDPETALERFTNRLIGLGRNYDALVKGAWEHAELKNLVTAHLTAFSELNSTRVQVEGPDVNVSTEAAQAIGMAMHELATNASKYGALSIETGHVSISWQVTDDPDLPLVITWEETDGPDVSEPVHKGFGQKVLQSVAESSVAGKASLEYRTGGVHWDLRLPPQHFTVKPKQ
- the rpsG gene encoding 30S ribosomal protein S7, translating into MSRRHAAEKREVLPDAKFGDKVLTKFMNNLMVDGKKSVAERIVYNAFDRVEDKLKKAPLEVFHESLENIKPNLEVRSRRVGGATYQVPVEVRPERREALAIRWLIAAAKNRNENTMEERLAGELVDAVNGRGTAVKKREDTHKMADANKAFSHYRW
- the rpsL gene encoding 30S ribosomal protein S12: MPTIQQLIRKPRQPKVNKSKSMHLESCPQKRGVCTRVYTTTPKKPNSAMRKVAKVRLTNGYEVISYIPGESHNLQEHSVVLIRGGRVKDLPGVRYHILRGVLDTQGVKDRKQRRSKYGAKRPK
- a CDS encoding fatty acid desaturase family protein; the encoded protein is MTRDYASPDNRQAVFHLIVTFVCYFGAIIAGTLGWGNVLLTAVSVVAFMCGTMRMFGIQHDCGHGSYFTSRKANDIVGVLSGAITANPYYAMQYNHNQHHAYIGNLDRMENHEVLTWTVRQYQDASIWGKLFYRTYRSLPSIFFIGPVFVIMVRYRFPKNALKTGLVDVVVQNLMMAALWGGAYLLGGWPAFAFMALAMTVTICVGVFMVYVGHNHEETYWASGPDVDFEEASLRGSSVIDLGWFYDFMTFNFAYHDLHHLNSRIPAYKLKQCHIDLSDHLEPTRLTLIEVVKCIQWKLWDEEQGKMVRFSDLKQPGLLHPAE
- a CDS encoding glycosyltransferase family 2 protein — its product is MNASLKVKAAIEPTINSAPRVLSEICMTQAVAAKDDGRQRGLLVFTTAMTTHESSDCVVAAAMRNEGPFIVEWVAWYRMLGFRIIVATNDCTDHSPALLDALQDAGWVKHIKHTPRPDLPPKISAHRVLHDSDTVRRADWVLVCDVDEFLVLHATDTIQGLLAALPSPFLGVAFSWKTFGIGGWQRYQPGLTHRQFKRCGLSNLLVNRPFKSLYRYPTVFRRMGAHTPHEFSGDWAAPENAWITADGRPLPRFAQADAHPIRFLAQDEISHETAQMNHYVLRSAEHFDMKRGTPSASAFKDRYTDDFFKRRNRNGMVDQSALRFTDQFDAIHAQAMALPDVQRLHHLCGADYVARLAAHQGKDHRSDPRWQFHMESAG